One Vibrio taketomensis DNA window includes the following coding sequences:
- a CDS encoding MJ1255/VC2487 family glycosyltransferase — protein MKILYGIQGTGNGHIARARAMAEAFKVKSVEVDFLFSGRDKDKFFSMREFGDYQVRRGLTFITENGHVSYLKTLQHNSVFNFYREVKQLDLSHYDLVLNDFEPVSAWAAKKQKKTIVSISHQNAFRYRVPLRGASCFDKALIRSFAPAEHHIGLHWYHFEQPILPPIVHTQNEQVEAESFILVYLPFENIDDIIDLVMRFSRQTFVCFHPQISEYQKVDNIEFYPLSLDGFHHHLNRCAGIIANGGFELPSEALTLGKKLLLKPLAGQFEQLSNVATLEHLGLATGMDSLDASKVRAWLDEDPGEKVHYPDVASAIVDWLLKGDWDNKQTLTEQLWSQVDFPSYVANV, from the coding sequence ATGAAGATTCTATACGGTATTCAAGGTACGGGTAATGGACATATTGCGCGAGCTCGCGCTATGGCAGAAGCCTTCAAAGTTAAGTCAGTTGAGGTAGATTTCCTGTTCTCAGGGCGAGACAAAGATAAGTTCTTTTCTATGCGTGAGTTTGGTGACTATCAGGTTCGACGTGGATTAACCTTTATTACTGAAAATGGTCACGTCAGCTATCTTAAGACTTTGCAACACAATAGCGTGTTCAATTTTTACCGAGAGGTAAAGCAGCTTGATTTATCACACTACGATTTAGTTCTAAATGATTTCGAGCCTGTTTCTGCTTGGGCGGCGAAAAAGCAGAAAAAAACGATTGTTAGTATTAGTCATCAAAATGCGTTTCGGTATCGAGTTCCGTTACGAGGAGCGAGTTGCTTTGATAAAGCTTTGATTCGCTCCTTTGCTCCAGCAGAACATCATATTGGATTGCATTGGTATCATTTTGAGCAACCTATCTTACCTCCGATTGTCCATACCCAAAATGAGCAGGTTGAAGCGGAGTCTTTTATTTTGGTCTATTTACCGTTTGAAAATATTGATGACATTATTGATTTAGTGATGCGTTTTTCACGTCAGACATTTGTCTGCTTTCATCCGCAAATAAGCGAGTACCAAAAAGTCGACAATATAGAGTTCTACCCGTTGAGTTTGGATGGCTTTCATCATCACCTAAATCGCTGCGCAGGCATTATTGCCAACGGCGGATTTGAATTACCATCAGAAGCCTTAACACTAGGGAAAAAACTGTTATTAAAGCCTTTAGCTGGGCAGTTTGAGCAGTTGTCTAATGTGGCCACGCTTGAGCATTTGGGGCTTGCGACGGGAATGGACAGCCTAGATGCGTCTAAAGTTAGAGCTTGGTTAGATGAGGATCCGGGTGAGAAAGTCCATTATCCGGATGTTGCGAGTGCTATCGTAGATTGGCTTCTCAAAGGGGATTGGGATAACAAACAAACCCTTACAGAGCAGCTTTGGAGCCAAGTCGATTTTCCGAGTTACGTCGCCAATGTTTAG